One region of Kazachstania africana CBS 2517 chromosome 3, complete genome genomic DNA includes:
- the WHI2 gene encoding Whi2p (similar to Saccharomyces cerevisiae WHI2 (YOR043W); ancestral locus Anc_5.639): MQNIITQVSQEGANGNPLLGNSQQQFYNSADSSDYYDGSENDMYGNSLIHLNIQENHYFITRDQLMSLPESLLLCLFPSGVFLDRDGQVITNLTPEDEVYIVTFPPDCFEYIMEIFTKAHDDLVNHPIEEFFGKPSSSGFVNSAKGFFNFGYSNQNNQSTSEQDLLHQKPAIIVLREDLDYYCVPLHEFQFEMNENETDSINHENNEDLLQHFMAQVKIAAGSFLANNTSIFQGLFSTNRLRYQNNTNNNNNNNTISTNNMDSKQLGPAEQHLMDMLCSSGFTIESKWGNRTQEAGKTVISSLSLCRLANETTQQFREKYELARLKWLQEYTEKINSTSNNTRPSLLLSRSSLSITDAYNNNTLSESSLSLTPSRSNNLTPSKSALGISNGREGRNEKRKSRLSVLADNVRSRSTSKNRHGSKNENIELPKVYDLVEKPNINAKLLLFWRKPARKCWWGDEEIELEVEIYGEWVDKDKKIVKLKLPQNFTESQDNEEILLKSLNKIKIPVRLHIRRVWTLELSVIGVQ; the protein is encoded by the coding sequence atgcAGAACATAATCACTCAGGTGTCTCAGGAGGGTGCTAATGGTAACCCACTGTTGGGAAACAGTCAGCAACAGTTCTATAACTCTGCAGATTCTTCAGATTATTATGATGgatcagaaaatgatatgTACGgtaattcattaattcatttgaatattcaagaaaatcatTATTTCATAACAAGAGACCAGTTGATGTCACTTCCTGAATCTTTACTGCTATGTCTTTTCCCATCTGGGGTGTTTCTTGATAGAGATGGTCAAGTTATTACAAATTTGACCCCCGAAGATGAGGTTTATATCGTCACTTTTCCACCAGAttgttttgaatatatCATGGAGATTTTCACAAAGGCACATGACGATCTTGTAAACCATCCAATCGAAGAGTTCTTTGGAAAGCCATCATCAAGTGGATTTGTCAATTCTGCAAAGGGGTTTTTCAACTTTGgttattcaaatcaaaataatcaatcCACCAGTGAACAGGATTTATTGCATCAAAAACCGGCAATTATCGTATTGAGAGAAGATTTAGATTATTACTGTGTCCCACTGcatgaatttcaattcgaaatgaatgaaaatgaaactgaTAGTATTAATCacgaaaataatgaagacCTTCTACAACATTTTATGGCCCAAGTTAAAATAGCTGCTGGCAGTTTTTTAGCTAATAATACTTCAATTTTCCAAGGCctattttcaacaaatagATTaagatatcaaaataatacaaataataataataacaataatactATTAGTACCAATAATATGGATAGCAAACAATTGGGTCCTGCTGAACAGCATCTTATGGATATGCTATGTTCTTCAGGTTTTACAATAGAATCAAAATGGGGTAATCGAACTCAAGAAGCAGGTAAAACCGTTATTTCATCGTTATCGTTATGTAGATTGGCTAACGAAACAACCCAGCAATTTAGAGAGAAATATGAACTTGCTAGATTGAAATGGTTACAAGAATATActgaaaagatcaatagCACTAGCAATAACACTAGACCTTCTTTACTGCTCTCGAGATCTTCATTGTCGATAACTGATgcatataataataatacattATCGGAATCTTCGTTATCTCTGACACCATCACGTTCCAATAATTTAACCCCAAGTAAAAGTGCACTAGGTATAAGTAACGGAAGAGAAGGtagaaatgaaaagagaaagtcAAGATTATCTGTCTTAGCAGATAATGTACGTTCTCGTTCCACATCGAAAAATAGACATGGttccaaaaatgaaaatatagaaTTGCCAAAAGTTTATGATTTAGTTGAAAAACCAAATATAAATGCTAAATTGCTGCTATTTTGGAGGAAACCCGCTAGAAAATGTTGGTGGGGTGATGAAGAGATAGAACTTGAAGTTGAAATATATGGAGAATGGGTTGATAAGGATAAGAAAATAGTGAAGTTGAAATTGcctcaaaattttactgAATCTCAAGATAACGAAGAAATATTGTTGAAAAGCTTAAATAAGATAAAAATCCCTGTAAGACTACATATCAGAAGAGTTTGGACTTTAGAATTAAGCGTCATTGGAGTACAATAA
- the IRC23 gene encoding Irc23p (similar to Saccharomyces cerevisiae YOR044W and BSC2 (YDR275W); ancestral locus Anc_5.640), protein MVMSQLFSIFARILRQICYIGIILLFIPLAILYGIDFFVYILRLITFSTRWLSFRAVNPERNRQKSSLQKYVKKKDKMSKQVNAGIVFVLSNVRTKLSEYFLNSRHLNPNQGESISNKRCSEFPNKTGTKEHISMGKVNVIG, encoded by the coding sequence ATGGTCATGAGTCAGTTGTTCTCGATATTTGCTCGAATATTGCGACAAATATGTTATATTGGTATTATATTGTTATTTATACCATTAGCCATATTGTATGGTATTGACTTTTTTGTGTATATCCTTAGACTGATAACCTTTAGTACTAGATGGTTAAGTTTTAGAGCAGTGAATCCTGAGAGGAACAGGCAAAAATCTAGCCTACAGAAATAtgtcaagaaaaaagataagaTGAGTAAGCAAGTGAACGCTGGTATCGTTTTCGTGCTGTCGAACGTACGGACTAAATTAAGtgaatatttcttgaattcCCGTCATTTGAATCCAAATCAGGGGGAATCGATAAGTAACAAGAGATGTTCAGAATTTCCCAATAAAACAGGTACAAAAGAGCACATTTCCATGGGGAAAGTCAATGTCATTGGGTAA
- the TOM6 gene encoding Tom6p (similar to Saccharomyces cerevisiae TOM6 (YOR045W); ancestral locus Anc_5.641) codes for MFSIPANNANMGGIPTSAPSHNAKSKFQRFRETPAYTMVLNGAFFIAGVAFIQSPLMDMLAPQL; via the coding sequence ATGTTCAGTATTCCAGCTAATAACGCCAATATGGGTGGTATTCCCACCAGTGCGCCATCTCATAATGCCAAATCGAAGTTTCAAAGATTCAGGGAAACTCCTGCCTATACAATGGTGCTAAACGGAGCTTTTTTCATTGCTGGTGTAGCATTTATCCAATCTCCATTGATGGATATGCTAGCCCCACAGTTATGA
- the PMP3 gene encoding Pmp3p (similar to Saccharomyces cerevisiae PMP3 (YDR276C); ancestral locus Anc_5.642), with protein sequence MDSSKIINIILAIFLPPVAVFAARGWGTECIIDIVLTICVFFPGMLYALYIVLSD encoded by the coding sequence ATGGATTCTTCTAAGATCATTAACATTATTTTAGCCATATTCTTACCACCTGTTGCTGTGTTCGCTGCCCGTGGTTGGGGTACCGAATGTATAATTGATATCGTTTTAACCATCTGTGTCTTCTTCCCAGGTATGTTATATGCCCTATATATTGTGTTATCCGATTAG
- the DBP5 gene encoding ATP-dependent RNA helicase DBP5 (similar to Saccharomyces cerevisiae DBP5 (YOR046C); ancestral locus Anc_5.643) yields the protein MTDTTKKDPADLMASLKIEEDNKKIDSNEVKDTKETDSKSEQKEDKKTEKPKESDTNLIKSEYEVKVKLVDIQADPNSPLFSAKSFDELGLAPELLKGVYAMKFQKPSKVQERALPLLLSNPPRNMIAQSQSGTGKTAAFSLAMLSRVNTEIDGTQAICLAPSRELARQTLEVIQEMGKFTKITTQLIVPDSFPKNEHIKAQIIVGTPGTVLDLMRRKLLTLNSVKVFVLDEADNMLDKQGLGDQCIRVKRFLPKTTQLVLFSATFADAVRQYAKKVVPEANTLELQRNEVNVSAIKQLYMDCNDEQHKYEVLCELYGLLTIGSSIIFVATKNTANLLYGKLKQEGHQVSILHGDLQSQERDRLIDDFREGRSKVLITTNVLARGIDIPTVSMVVNYDLPTLPNGLADPATYIHRIGRTGRFGRTGVAISFVSDKKSFNTLSAIQKYFGDIEMTRVPTDDWDEVEKIVKKVLKD from the coding sequence ATGACAGATACTACTAAGAAGGATCCTGCCGATTTGATGGCTTCcttgaaaattgaagaagataacaAGAAGATTGATTCCAATGAAGTTAAGGACACAAAGGAAACTGATTCAAAAAGTGAACAAAAGGAAGATAAGAAGACTGAAAAACCAAAGGAATCGGACACTAATTTGATTAAATCTGAATATGAAGTTAAAGTGAAATTAGTAGATATACAGGCAGATCCAAATTCTCCATTATTTAGTGCGAAATCGTTTGATGAGTTAGGATTGGCACCTGAACTATTGAAAGGTGTCTATGcgatgaaatttcaaaaaccATCTAAAGTGCAAGAGAGAGCATTACCTTTACTTCTTTCCAATCCTCCAAGAAATATGATAGCTCAATCTCAATCTGGTACTGGTAAGACAGCAGCATTTTCTTTAGCAATGCTATCTCGTGTCAATACTGAAATCGATGGAACTCAAGCCATTTGTTTAGCACCATCAAGAGAATTAGCAAGACAAACACTTGAAgttattcaagaaatggGCAAGTTTACCAAAATTACAACGCAATTAATTGTTCCAGACTCATTCCCAAAGAATGAACATATTAAAGCACAAATTATCGTGGGTACACCGGGGACAGTATTAGATTTAATGCGCCGAAAATTATTGACATTGAATAGTGTCAAAGTTTTTGTTCTTGATGAAGCTGATAATATGTTAGACAAACAAGGGTTAGGTGATCAATGTATTCGTGTTAAGAGATTTTTGCCAAAAACTACACAACTAGTTCTTTTCAGCGCCACTTTTGCTGATGCAGTTAGACAATATGCCAAGAAAGTTGTCCCAGAAGCCAATACTTTagaattacaaagaaaCGAAGTCAATGTTAGTGCAATCAAACAGTTATACATGGATTGTAACGATGAGCAGCACAAGTATGAAGTTTTGTGTGAACTATACGGTCTTTTAACGATTGGTTCTTCTATTATCTTTGTTGCCACAAAAAATACCGCTAATCTTCTGTATGGGAAATTAAAACAAGAAGGTCACCAAGTTTCCATTTTACATGGTGACTTACAAAGTCAAGAGAGAGATAGGTTGATAGATGACTTCAGAGAAGGTAGATCTAAAGTATTAATCACAACCAATGTTCTCGCCAGAGGTATTGATATTCCAACAGTCTCAATGGTGGTCAACTATGATCTTCCAACTTTACCAAATGGCCTAGCGGATCCAGCAACTTACATTCATAGAATTGGTAGAACTGGTAGATTTGGTAGAACAGGTGTTGCGATTTCTTTTGTCAGtgataaaaaatcattcaatacaTTATCTGCCATTCAAAAGTATTTCggtgatattgaaatgacCCGTGTCCCAACTGATGATTGGgatgaagttgaaaagattgtCAAGAAGGTCTTGAAGGATTGA
- the STD1 gene encoding Std1p (similar to Saccharomyces cerevisiae MTH1 (YDR277C) and STD1 (YOR047C); ancestral locus Anc_5.644) has translation MFVSPSPSNISMLGIQKRHGKKKSASEEHRPANRVDEKQEYHENDVHEHLRKEANFVNAPPEYADRARLEIKKRLLPNQKNLPNHSRNNNDISDAYSISTTVDSQSSFSSDAASSIFSQPSTIFSQTTNDSVPLTHSKFITQLSLEEALPKTFFDMYSPEVLMSDPSKVLYNGRPSFTKRELLDWDLNDVRSLLIVENLRPEWGHQLPEIINRTAPSLPKFRFQLLPLNSADTVIIQTLVNSDLYLEANIDYEFKLTSAKYTVAAARKRHEQIVGVHEPIMTLSKPEWRNIIENYLLNIAVEAQCRFDFKNHCNEFKKWKSEQHSLNLKKPDMPPPRMIPTTLNKNSSLLKKTLMKNLQLKNFQENKDSIAINTSNYNDGPSDNVYTTNHKITLTKEEKASIWSQCQTQVYQRLELDWKPDGV, from the coding sequence ATGTTCGTATCTCCTTCACCAAGTAATATTTCTATGTTGGGGATACAAAAGAGACAtgggaagaagaagagtgCGTCTGAAGAACATAGACCAGCAAACAGAGTTGATGAGAAACAAGAGTatcatgaaaatgatgtaCACGAACATCTTCGAAAGGAAGCAAATTTTGTCAATGCTCCACCTGAATATGCTGATAGGGCTAGATTAGAGATTAAAAAGAGACTTCTACCAaaccaaaaaaatcttCCAAATCATAGCCGTAACAATAATGACATTTCAGACGCATATAGTATATCGACAACTGTTGACAGTCAGAGTTCTTTCTCATCAGACGCAGCATCTAGTATATTTTCACAGCCTTCCACAATATTTTCACAAACTACCAATGATAGCGTACCTTTAACGCATTCAAAATTCATAACGCAGCTTTCTTTAGAGGAAGCCCTCCCGAAgacattttttgatatgtATTCACCAGAAGTTCTCATGTCAGATCCTTCTAAAGTTCTGTATAACGGCAGACCATCTTTTACTAAAAGAGAATTATTAGATTGGGATCTTAACGATGTGCGATCACTTTTAATCGTAGAGAATTTACGCCCAGAATGGGGCCATCAGCTACCAGAAATTATCAATCGAACCGCACCAAGTCTTCCGAAATTTAGATTCCAATTATTGCCCTTAAATTCCGCTGATACTGTTATAATACAAACTTTGGTAAATTCAGATTTATATTTGGAGGCAAATATTGATTACGAATTTAAACTTACAAGTGCTAAATACACGGTTGCTGCAGCTCGAAAACGTCATGAACAAATTGTGGGTGTTCACGAGCCAATAATGACTTTATCAAAACCTGAATGGAGGAACATCATCGAAAATTATCTATTAAATATTGCAGTGGAAGCGCAGTGTAGATTTGATTTTAAGAATCATTgtaatgaattcaaaaaatggaaaagtGAGCAACATAGtctgaatttgaagaaaccTGATATGCCTCCACCAAGAATGATACCGACGACgttgaataaaaatagcagtctattgaagaaaacgttaatgaaaaatctacaattgaaaaacttcCAAGAGAATAAAGACTCAATAGCAATAAATACATCAAACTATAATGATGGCCCTTCTGACAACGTTTATACTACTAATCACAAAATAACATTGactaaagaagaaaaagctAGTATATGGTCCCAATGTCAAACCCAAGTCTATCAAAGACTGGAATTAGACTGGAAGCCCGATGGAGTGTAA
- the KAFR0C06105 gene encoding uncharacterized protein, translating into MRLPLIHSLVLLPITAASWLDQVALGPIVNSTSPEIAALNYLKCLQVNGADNSTQVLIDGSSSLIVYFNTTQVNTAAVTAVTDYCSIRYLAHVRNEVVLADSIAEYYTQWSTLGRVLTGTDRLPSLELWDKIAGGATYMNENSGTIM; encoded by the coding sequence ATGCGTCTCCCCCTAATACATTCGTTAGTCCTTTTGCCTATCACTGCGGCAAGCTGGCTGGATCAGGTCGCTCTGGGGCCTATTGTTAACTCTACCAGCCCAGAAATAGCTGCGCttaattatttgaagtGCCTGCAAGTGAACGGCGCTGACAATAGCACCCAAGTCCTCATTGATGGTAGTAGCTCTCTAATTGTCTATTTCAACACGACCCAAGTCAACACAGCTGCTGTTACAGCGGTCACCGACTATTGCTCCATTCGTTACTTAGCACACGTACGAAATGAGGTGGTATTAGCTGACAGCATTGCGGAGTACTACACACAGTGGTCAACTCTAGGCCGAGTATTAACAGGAACTGATCGCTTACCTAGCTTGGAATTGTGGGACAAGATAGCTGGCGGCGCAACATACATGAACGAAAACTCAGGAACCATAATGTGA